A single region of the Glycine max cultivar Williams 82 chromosome 20, Glycine_max_v4.0, whole genome shotgun sequence genome encodes:
- the LOC102664964 gene encoding uncharacterized protein: MAEATHSRVSADRIEDAIAKLSASQLAMNTKIDDLLQRMNQLEVGQQPPQSLSSSSVGQTPQMHNAVHRMKLDVPRFDGSDPTGWTFKITQFFEYHATPDQERLTIASFYMEGPALAWFQWMHHNAQLSSWPAFLHALHSRFASSTYEDPTRLLCKLQQRSSVSEYLSEEVQVRQPASLAQAVAYARLQEEKLLDSRRQQTPRSLATIPSLRAAIGTTNPSYTNSLSRGPNPSIPFKRLTPEELASRREKRLCFHCKEKYSQGHKCAPSLFLLVAEDDQLTPEVVSRSPSPTDELLREPPPAQLSFHALSGHSAPETLRLKGTINGFHVSILIDGGSTHNFLHHRVVATLGLVTKEVAPLKVTVGNRDEIRCQERCQDVNIQVHEHTFTIKFHVLPLCGVDVVLGVEWLKTLGPVLTDYTSLSMKFITEGKFVELQGEREQVGEPVSPSQLRRLLHTNSSSTFFHIKVEANTQTATIPPNSPEISALLTKYSCLFQPLTNLPPSRTTDHTINLLPNATPVNVKPYKYPYYQKQEIEEQVSAMLAKGFIQPSSSPFSSPVLLVRKKDGTWRFCVDYRALNAITIRDRFPIPTVDELLDELGGAC, translated from the exons ATGGCGGAAGCAACTCACTCTAGGGTTTCAGCAGACCGGATTGAGGATGCAATCGCGAAACTCTCAGCTTCACAACTAGCAATGAACACAAAGATCGACGACCTCCTCCAACGAATGAATCAATTAGAGGTTGGCCAGCAACCACCGCAATCATTGTCGTCGTCTTCAGTAGGACAAACACCGCAAATGCATAACGCAGTCCACCGCATGAAGCTGGACGTTCCAAGGTTTGATGGTTCGGATCCAACAGGATGGACATTcaagataacacaattttttgAGTACCACGCGACGCCAGATCAAGAGCGCCTAACCATAGCATCATTTTATATGGAAGGACCAGCATTGGCCTGGTTCCAGTGGATGCATCATAATGCACAACTTTCATCCTGGCCGGCATTCCTTCACGCGTTACACTCTAGGTTTGCATCATCAACGTATGAAGACCCAACCAGATTATTATGCAAGCTTCAACAGCGTTCCTCAGTTAGTGAGTACCTCTCAGA AGAAGTGCAGGTTCGTCAACCAGCGTCACTGGCTCAAGCAGTGGCATACGCGCGTCTGCAGGAGGAGAAACTACTGGACTCACGGCGGCAACAGACGCCTCGATCACTCGCAACAATCCCAAGCTTGAGAGCAGCAATAGGAACCACGAACCCTTCATACACAAATAGCTTATCACGAGGCCCGAACCCTTCGATTCCATTCAAAAGATTAACTCCAGAAGAACTCGCGTCTCGCCGGGAAAAAAGATTATGTTTCCATTGCAAAGAGAAGTACTCACAAGGTCACAAATGCGCACCTTCACTCTTCTTACTAGTAGCAGAAGACGATCAATTAACACCTGAAGTTGTCTCACGGTCACCCTCACCAACAGATGAGTTACTTAGGGAACCACCGCCAGCCCAACTGAGTTTCCATGCTCTATCAGGGCATTCTGCACCAGAGACCTTGCGCTTGAAAGGAACCATCAATGGATTCCATGTAAGCATACTCATAGATGGAGGAAGTACTCATAATTTCCTCCATCACAGAGTTGTAGCAACACTGGGCCTCGTCACTAAGGAGGTAGCACCACTGAAGGTAACAGTGGGAAACAGAGATGAAATTAGGTGCCAGGAAAGGTGTCAGGATGTGAACATACAGGTACACGAGCATACGTTCACGATAAAATTTCATGTTCTACCTTTATGTGGTGTAGATGTGGTCCTAGGGGTTGAATGGCTCAAAACGCTGGGACCAGTGTTAacggactacacgtccttatcCATGAAGTTCATCACTGAAGGGAAGTTTGTGGAATTGCAAGGGGAGCGCGAGCAAGTAGGTGAACCCGTATCCCCTTCACAACTACGTCGTCTCCTACATACGAATTCCTCCAGCACTTTTTTTCACATTAAAGTAGAAGCTAATACACAAACAGCTACCATACCTCCCAACTCACCTGAGATTTCAGCATTACTCACAAAATACTCATGCCTTTTCCAACCTCTAACAAACCTTCCACCATCAAGAACCACAGATCACACCATAAACTTACTACCCAATGCAACACCAGTGAATGTTAAGCCCTACAAATACCCGTATTATCAAAAACAAGAAATAGAAGAGCAAGTCTCAGCCATGCTTGCTAAGGGCTTCATTCAGCCAAGCTCTAGTCCGTTCTCCTCCCCAGTTTTATTGGTAAGGAAGAAGGATGGGACATGGCGTTTTTGTGTCGACTATCGGGCTCTCAACGCCATCACGATACGCGACCGTTTTCCCATTCCAACAGTGGACGAATTGCTCGATGAACTTGGAGGCGCTTGCTAG